TAGGGAAGATCAAACTATACTACAAGCGGCCTACGATGCGGGGATTGACTTACCCAGTTCTTGCAATGCGGGCGTATGTACTACCTGTGCCGCTCAACTTTCCCAGGGTAGCGTCGAACAAGGTGAGGGCATGGGATTATCCCCCGACCTGCAAAAAGAAGGCTATGCTTTGTTATGTGTGGCCTATCCTCGCTCCGATATTAAACTGGAA
This Microcystis wesenbergii NRERC-220 DNA region includes the following protein-coding sequences:
- a CDS encoding 2Fe-2S iron-sulfur cluster-binding protein — protein: MTTTYKVEISHLGTTQTIEVREDQTILQAAYDAGIDLPSSCNAGVCTTCAAQLSQGSVEQGEGMGLSPDLQKEGYALLCVAYPRSDIKLESGKEEVVYQRQFGKP